ttcaaatttatctAAATGCTCTCTATTTCTAATATCTCTCACCTTCCTTCAGTTGAAGACCAGCAGCGATGAGGATCCTGGCGTTGACTCGGAGGATGGCCAGTCCCGCGAAGAGCAGCAATTCAACGAAAGCACCGAATGTGAATCGAACGAGGTTGCTTGGAAGGAAATGGAGCAGCTTTTTAGTCAGCATTTGGAAGGACCCACAACGCAGATTAATCCCATTAAAGCAGAGACCGTCTCAGTGCCAGGGAATGTATCGGAATGTttcaaaaaagaaagcaagccAAGAGCTCTCGTTGAAGAAATTAGCCAAGAGGAATATGTAAATTTGACCACGAAGAAGGATTCCGAAGCGGAACATGCCGATGCTGATACTGTTATGAGAGCGCGAGACGCTGAAGAGACCTCggaaaggaatgaaaatgctATAAGCATCGctgaaatcgatggaaaagaAACGATTTTAACTATCGAATCGATGGTTGATCACTGTCATGATCTCGTTCAGCCAGTCCAACTTGTAGAGAGTGTCCAGAATCAGGACGAAAAACTCACCGAAACTTCGAACAATGATCACCACAGTATAGAGTCTGCGGATTGTGCTAACGCATTAGAGACCGGCATTGCAGAAGGTCTGCAACCCTTACCGAAACCACTGGCtaaggaaaaagaggaaaagattGCTTCAGCAGAAGCGGACGACACCCTGAACGTCACGATTCAATCTAGAGAAATTTCCATCACGATGCAACCCTCTTGCATCGAGTCGAACGCTCCACCAGCACAACCATGCACGTCGATCGCACTGGAGGAGACTCCACCACGCAAGGATTCCAACGTGTCCGCCGACAACGTCACTGGTTCGGATTCCAATTCCGACCCAACGCTCGTTACCGACTTTGACCGTTCGGTGCGCAACAGTCTCACCTACACGTCCGGTTCCGACACCTCCGACAGCGAGGACATGTACGATAAAATAGTCCCAAAGAAGCACCGCAAACTGGCCACAACACTTCGAAGTGAGGCAATGGTCTGTACAAGCagtaccagtagcagcagctcggaaTGTGAGCACGCTCATGATGAAGGACCGAGCAGAAAGACGCTGGGTGAAGATGATCGTCAAGGAACGATCACGGAGTTCATCGATGAGTATAAACGCTTCTTCCACTCGGTGGACGTGCGTGATCCGAGGTGTGTGCTGAAGAACCGCCACAAGCTGGTACGTCCCCAGACGGCCAAATCGCAgcgcaccgaaccgatcgtCTACGAGGGTGTGCTGAAGACGATCGAGCAGCAATCGAATGAGACGAAAATAGAGCAAGCTCGCCAGGAGCACGCTGAGCGTAGCAGTCTGGCCAGGGAGGCGGTACTCGACCGTCTGTTGAAGGGTCACGCCGAGGTGGACATGGATCTGGAGCAGCAACCGATATCGATCGGTGGCAAGGAGCACAACTTCCGCGACTATCGCCTCGAAGTGTTCCGGAAGGATCAGGAGAAGCTGCAgacgctgatcgatcgcgtgacGGCACAGAAGGAGAAATACAATGCGCACATCGACAGCATCCAGGATCAGCTGACGAACATTATGGACGATTATGGACAGATCAGCGAGAAGCTGAAGCGAGTGGACGATATGATACAAACGATCGGTGAGGAGATCACCGGTGATGACGAGCAGCATCGCCCGTCCGTAGAATGTCAGGCCCGCTCCATTGTGGAGCAAATTGTGGAGAATCTGACCACCACCCTCGAGcaacgagcagaagaaggtggtcAGAGTGCTGAGGGCCTAGCTCCGGATCCACCAACCAAAGTATCATCGGATCGGGAATCGAACGCTTCCTCGTCGGGCCAGGATGCGGAGCGCGATGAATTCGTTCACTACCAAGACACTCCCGGTACTACCggccagcaacaccaccgtcatcggtcACTACCGGTCGAGTTTAACCGTGATCCGGTGTACCGCAAATTCATCGACATCCAGTTCGAGATCGATAAGCTGACGGAGGACGAGCTGTTCTTTGCCCTCTCGGACGCCGCCCGGGAGCTGAaagacgaggaggagcaggCTAAGATGCTACACGATGCGGTCGATGAGTACTGGAGCCGGTACGACGATGTGGACGCCTTCCGCCAGTGTCTCAACCTGAACGCACATCCGATCATCCAGCGTTTCCGGCGCTTCATCGAACAGTGCCGCGAAGATGCCGCGATTTCCGATACGGACACTGCCGAATCGAGTTGCGCAGAGCATGATCAGCATGTGCGTAAGCTGGAGCAGGCATACCAGCGGTACGAGCGGCGCTTGTCGAACCATCTGTTCGATGAGTATCTTATCATGAGCCGCAAGGTGAGCATTGCGACGAGTGCAACCACGGGCGGCGAATCGAGTGCCACTGAGCTGGAGctgatcgaaatcgaaccatCGGAGGACAGCTCGGGAAAGATCGGAATAATGGCGGGACTGCGTGCCAGTGCCTGGGAGACGTACGAGGACCCCGCGAAGTGGCCAATGCAActcgaagaagatgaagagctACAGCAAGCGTTGGCCGCAGCGTTTCCACGTGacaagcaggagcaggaggaaacTCTCGAGGAACTGGAGGATGAAGAGTCTAagcccgagcagcagcagcagatcgataACCAGACCACGATAACCGAACAAAACCATGATTAGGATCAAGATTAGATGCCTAAATCAAGCGCACACTGTAGCTACCTAGGGTTTTGTGTTTCCGATTATATTTCTTCTCACCAACGCAACGGTGGAGTCCCCTCTCTTAAAACCCCTTAAGCACCCGTAGACACGTTTCTAATAAAGCATATTTCACACATCGCTGCACCATGTTTGTCTATgctgccaggtagccccgttcgGCCGATTCCTCCAGCAGTGTGATGAGTGAATCGAGCGTCTCCTCACCGGTCGGAATGATCTGTTTCGGTGGCAGAACGAAACCATTGAACGCGTTCGGTCCCGGTCGCAGCTCGTACGTGTAGGCAATCTTTACATCCTCCACACCATAGCTCCAGTCCACACTGGAACCACTGGCCGGATAGATCGCATCGTACACATTACCGTACGTGTACCTCGTCCCGTAACGTTGCGCCAACGACAGTACCGTCGCGTTAGCGATCTCATTCAAATCCTGATGGTTCGGCGAGTGGGCCCCGGTGTGACCATacgggaacagcagcagctgcgagTACGAATGGAACGCAATGTACGCCCGCAGCTTACCGCGCAGCGTCTTCACGAAGGCGGCCAacgatttcgtttcgatctcGGAGAACGCGTTCGGTCCAGCGAACGTATCCGAGcacgg
The sequence above is a segment of the Anopheles darlingi chromosome 2, idAnoDarlMG_H_01, whole genome shotgun sequence genome. Coding sequences within it:
- the LOC125959582 gene encoding dynein axonemal assembly factor 1 homolog — protein: MVREQLDNEFGPKKMTKKSIQASCRKNKLYLTPHLNDVLYLHYSGYNAIECLDEYVGLKCLWLECNAISSISGLEHQPQLRCLYLHNNLIKRIENLEHCKQLDTLNLSHNHITKIENCGIDVLPILNTLNLSHNYLKTVDSVAELRKCDFVSVLDISHNRIEDIAVVKILGDMKGLRVLTLTGNPVVNEIPAYRKTLILECKSLTYLDTRPVFEKDRACAEAWKRGGYEEERKEHLRWKREEQRKMRRSINATLRLRHRGDGEPELLKTSSDEDPGVDSEDGQSREEQQFNESTECESNEVAWKEMEQLFSQHLEGPTTQINPIKAETVSVPGNPVQLVESVQNQDEKLTETSNNDHHSIESADCANALETGIAEGLQPLPKPLAKEKEEKIASAEADDTLNVTIQSREISITMQPSCIESNAPPAQPCTSIALEETPPRKDSNVSADNVTGSDSNSDPTLVTDFDRSVRNSLTYTSGSDTSDSEDMYDKIVPKKHRKLATTLRSEAMVCTSSTSSSSSECEHAHDEGPSRKTLGEDDRQGTITEFIDEYKRFFHSVDVRDPRCVLKNRHKLVRPQTAKSQRTEPIVYEGVLKTIEQQSNETKIEQARQEHAERSSLAREAVLDRLLKGHAEVDMDLEQQPISIGGKEHNFRDYRLEVFRKDQEKLQTLIDRVTAQKEKYNAHIDSIQDQLTNIMDDYGQISEKLKRVDDMIQTIGEEITGDDEQHRPSVECQARSIVEQIVENLTTTLEQRAEEGGQSAEGLAPDPPTKVSSDRESNASSSGQDAERDEFVHYQDTPGTTGQQHHRHRSLPVEFNRDPVYRKFIDIQFEIDKLTEDELFFALSDAARELKDEEEQAKMLHDAVDEYWSRYDDVDAFRQCLNLNAHPIIQRFRRFIEHCAEHDQHVRKLEQAYQRYERRLSNHLFDEYLIMSRKVSIATSATTGGESSATELELIEIEPSEDSSGKIGIMAGLRASAWETYEDPAKWPMQLEEDEELQQALAAAFPRDKQEQEETLEELEDEESKPEQQQQIDNQTTITEQNHD